ATAAGGATTATACCTTTTGCGCAATGGTTCCCATGCAGGTGTTCAACCTTGCATCGTCGGGGCAGCTCGTCTTTTCTCTTAACCGCATTAGCAAGCTTATTATTGGAAGTGGGGCTGTCTCGTCAACGCTAAAAAAAATGGTAGAGCCGCTTACCGTTACCTGCTACTCCACCTATGGAATGACCGAAACCGTATCGCACATTGCGCTGCACCGGCTAAATGGCAGTAGTAGGCAGCATGCCTACTATCCGATGCCTAACGTGGCTGTAAGCCTTAACGACAAAGGCTGTTTGGTGATTGATGCGCCTCTTGTTGCTAGCTCGAGGTTGGAAACGCACGACATCGCAGAGATTAACCCCGATGGCTCGTTTAGGATACTCGGTAGGCTCGATAACATCATTAATACAGGGGGCGTAAAGATATCGCCCGAGGTGGTGGAGGCCAAGCTAAGCGGTTGCTCGCATCTTCCCTTTGCCATTTCTTCTTTACCCGATCAGCGGTTGGGCGAAATGGTGGTGCTGGTGGTAGAGGGCGCCGAAGATTTCATCCTTAACTACAAGGATATCCTATTACCCTACGAAATGCCCAAGATGGTTGTTCATGTGGGCAAAATCCCGCTTACGCCTACGGGTAAGGTCGACAGGATTGCCCTTCGTAAGCTTATATCAGCACAAAAGATATAGGTACTTAGTAAAAAAAAATAGATATACAATACCTGCAATTGCTTGCAGAAAAGAAAAATGGGCGTACTTTTGTCCTCGGAGAGGTGGCAGAGTGGTCGATTGCGGCGGTCTTGAAAACCGTTGAGGGTCAAACCTCCGGGGGTTCGAATCCCTCCCTCTCCGCAGACCACAACATCAAAGTACAACAAAACCCTGTAAATCGAATGATTTACAGGGTTTTGTGTTTTAACCCCTTTCTAATATTTCACCCCAATTCCCAAATAAAAAGATACCAATTCGGTGAACTCCCCCTTTTCACACCCTAAACAGTTCACCGATCTGACCCTATGCTATTGTACTATTGCCGTTTATATCGTAAAATTTGGGCTGTTTTAGTTCGATTTATGGTCATTCACTACTATTTTTAGCTTGTCAAACAAAAACATGTAAGGATCATGACACAAAAACAGCCAATTGCCGTGCTCTTCTACATTCGTAAAGCCAAGAGCACCAAAAGTAGGATGGCGCCCATCTACATGCGCATCACCGTTAACGGCAAAAGAGCCGAGATCTCCCTTCAGCGTGACGTAGAGATTAGCAAGTGGAACTCTGCAGCCGGAATGGTAACCGGTAGCAGCGAAGCCGCTAAATCCCTCAACCAGTACATCACCTACTGGAAGCAGCGAACCTACGATGCGCAGGAGTCGCTCATCAAGGATGACAAGCTGACTACCGCAGCGGCCATCAAGCAGCTGCTAACGGGAGGTTCAGTGACTCAGAAAACGCTTATGGAGGTGTTCACCTTCCACAACGACAGGCTTAAGGAGCGCGTTGGGGTAGACCATGCCGCCGCCACCCTTACCCGCTACCAAACCACCAAGGACCACGTGCTCGAGTTCATGCAGGCCAAGTACGGCTCCAGCGACATCTACCTTTCCCACCTGGGCAAAGGGTTTGCCGCCGACTTCTACCACTACCTCATAACCGTTCGTAATTGCAACACCAACACCTCCGCCAAGTACGTCAAAAACCTCAAGCGAATCACCCGCTTTGCCCTCCTCAACGAGTGGATAGACCGAGATCCCTTCATGGGATTCTCCCCAGCGGTTAAGCCCGTTGAGCGCGGCTACCTTACCATGGAGGAGCTGGAGCTCATCGAGGACAAGAAGATGGTTTCCCCCAGGCTCGAGCAGGTGAAGGACCTCTTCATCTTTGCCTGCTACACCGGGCTAGCCTACATCGACGTAGCCAACCTCAAACCCGAAAACATCTCCAAGGGCATCAACGGCTCCCTCTGGATTAACACCCACCGCCAGAAGACCAACGTTCCCTCCAACATCCCGCTGCTCACAAAGGCAGCAGAAATTATAGAGAAATACCGCAACCATCCGCAGACGGTTACCTCCGGCAGGCTGCTGCCCGTGCTCAGCAACCAGAAGCTCAACGCCTACCTCAAGGAGATCGGCGACGTGTGCGGCATCACCAAAAAACTCACCTTTCACCTAGCCCGCCACACCTTCGCCACCACCATTACCCTAACCAACGGCGTGTCCATCGAGTCGGTCAGCGCCATGCTCGGCCACACCAACATCAAGACCACCCAAATCTACGCCAAGGTGGTGCAGAAAAAGGTGGCAGAGGACATGGAAATGCTGGCACGAAAGCTTAGCGCTCATGGCAGAAGCAACGTAGCCAAAAAGTCAAAGAATTAACCCTATAAGCCTTAGTCTAACCGAAATTGATACACTATGAATACCTTTCTTGACCAAAAATGTAAGGAGCTAAAAACGGAGATGAGCCGGGAGGATCTTCAGGATGGCATTGCGATGGAGGCCCATCAGCAAGCGCTAAGCTTTGCGGTGGGCATACTCTTAGAAGTTAACACCTACCTGCGCACCCATCCCTTTCCCAACACCGAATCCGAAATCGCCTTCTACAAGTATACCTGCCCGTACATGCTATCCGAGATCTTCTTTCACCAGCAGGTGCTCAACCACATCTCCCAAAAGCAGTACTGCGGCGACAGCTCCACCTATAAGGCGCACTGCAAGCGAACGCTCACTTCTATCAAGTCCTTTCTTAATACCCATAACGAGTTGCTCTGCTACAGGACATCGGGCCACACCAACCTCGATACGGTGTACTTTCTGAGCACCTCCAAGCAGCAGCCGAAGCTTTTCGAGGAGGCGCTCTTCTTTTTGGGTAGCGCATCCATCAACGGCAACTCGGTCATCGTTGGCAAGGGAATTGCCTTTGTTCGGGTTAAATTGCTGCTAAAACAGGAGCTCAGCAGGCTTGAAAATCCTAAAATTTATACCGATGTATTACCGAGTCGGCAATTTTCTGCGGAGCTGTCATGGACGAGCCCCAAGGTGAACCTGGTGGAGCTGGCCTACGCCCTCCATGCGGAAGGCTGCATAAACAAAGGTGGCTGCGATATTTCTCAAATAATGAGCGTTTTAGAGGCCGCCTTTAACGTCGATGTGGGGAACTACTACGATAGCTACTCCAGCATCAAGCAGCGGAGGAATCCGACGCAGTTCATCGGCCGCCTGCAGGAGAAGCTGAACCAAAAAGTTGAGGAAAGCCTAAGCGTGTAAAAATTATATTTTATAACGTATAGATATGCAGATAAATACAGAGTCTTAAGAAAAATATTTTTACCGACTAGGTAACACATCGGTAAAAAATTCATTTCACCCTTTTCAACTTTACCCCATAACCAAAACACTAAAAGTTATGGGACAGAACACTACTACACCTATTCAACCGTTACAGCGGCTCAGCCGCGATCAAATTGCCACCACCGGCGATCTTTTAGCCCTCAAAAATGAGCTAATCGAGGAGATTAAGGATCTACTAAAGGTTAGGCAAAATTCACCGCAAAAACCATGGCTAAAATCGGCGGACGTTCGCCGTATGCTCAGCATCTCCGACGGCACCCTGCAAACGCTCCGCATCAACGGTACCATTCCCTACACCAAGATCGGTGGCGCCATCTACTACGCCTACGAGGATATCGTGAAGCTCATGGAGGAGAACCGCATCCATAACCGCTAAGGCCATGCTCCAGAATCAGCTATTGGGATTTTTCGAGAGGTTTGATACCGATCTAAGGCTAACGCCCTTTCACATCAGCCTCTACCTGGCGCTGCTGCACCAGTGGCAGCGCTCCTCCTTTGCCGGGCAGCTCATCCTCAACAAAAAGGCCTTGCAGCAGCATAGCCGTATCGGTTCGCCCCATACGCTCTACCGCTGTCTGAAGGAGCTCTCCATGTGGGGGTACATCGCCTACTCAGCAAGCAAGAATCCAGCTTTAGGCTCCTCCATCACCATACATCGCTTAACGCCCAAGGCTAGCGGCAGTGGAGAACCTGCTGGCACCAATGCGGCTGAACGTAAATCCAGGATTCCTCCTGAGCAGGCCGCTGTTGCCGACTACTTCAGGGAGATGGGGTACCCTTCGCTTGAAGCGCAGAAGTTCTTTAACCACTTCCAGTCCAACGGCTGGAAGGTTGGAGGAAAAGCGCCCATGCGCGACTGGCAGGCAGCCGCCAGAAATTGGATGATCAACAGCCAAAGCTTTACAAAAACGCCAACGCAGCAGCCGCTAAACCTTTCCACGCCCAAGTCTTATGATGAACCCCTTTAGCAAGTCAGCTTTGCCTTATTCGACGTGGTGCAAAAATGCACTACGCTGGTGCAAAAATGCACCACGATCGATGCAGATATGCACCACGATTGGTGCAAAAATGCACCGACGTGATGCAGATATGCACCACGTTAAACGCTTGTAAAATGCAGATATATTGCAACATACAACAATGTGACGCATTTATGCACCAGCAAAACGCCACTATATATAATATATTATATAGTATATATATTATTATATATTATTTGTTTGTAGTGGTTTTGCTCGGTTCGTACACCTTTGTTTCAAACAATCCTGTTTCAACAAATCGATCTCTGTCATTACCAACTTTGGTATTTCCACTATTCCCTTCTCACCACTCCCTATTCCCAAGTTTTTCATTTTTCATTTCACAGCCATGAACCTCACTCAAACCTACCAATTCCTGGAGTCTCGTGGCAAGGCCACCCTCAACCCCAGCTTCAAAATCTACCAGGAGGATCACGAACTATTCCTAAAGCTGCTGGCCTACTTCACCAACAACCAGCAGGCTTGCCAGAAGTACACCATTTCGCCCCGTAAAGGGATAATGCTGTCCGGCCCTGTCGGATGTGGAAAAACAAGCCTTATGCGACTTTTCAACACGCTTTTGCTACCCCAGTACAAGTACCAGGTGAAGCCCTGTCGAGATATCAGCTTCGAGTTCAACCGCGATGGCTACTCAGTAATCCACAAGTACAGCACCAACTCCTATAACCGTGGCCAGCACAAGATCTACTGCTTCGACGACCTCGGTACCGAAAACCACCTCAAGTTCTACGGCGTGGAGTGCAACGTCATGGCCGAAATCCTGCTATCCCGCTACGACCAATTTTGCCTTCAAGGTCTAACAACCCATCTAACCACCAACCTCAACAGCATTGACATCGAGGAGCAGTACGGCAAGCGCGTTCGTTCCCGTATGCGCGAAATGTTTAACCTGCTGGCGTTTGATGTTAATTCAAAGGACAAACGAGTATAATACAAATTGAACGCATATTGGTTTCAATAGCCCAATAGAGTGTATAGTTTCTTAATTTAATAGCCTATATTGATTTGGAGTATAACCTGTTTCGTTTTTAAACATACGACTAAAGTGCTGTGAATGCTTGAAACCTAACTCATAGGCTATCTCACCTATAGATTTGCTTGTATCAAATACTCTCTCCTTGGCAATATCAATTAATTTCAATTGAATATACTCTTGAGCGGATTTACCAGTTTCCTTCTTTATTAAATCCCCAAAATAGTTTGCAGATAGGTGAATCTTTTCTGCACAATATTTTACAGTTGGCAACCCTAATCTTTGGGGTATTTCTGAACTAAAATATTCATTTAGCAAGTTCTCAAACTTTTGCAAGATATCTTTATTAACATTACTTCGAGTAATGAACTGACGATCGTAAAAGCGCATGCAATAATTAAGCAACAGTTCTATATTGTTTGCAATAAGCGTTTTACTGTGCGTGTCTATTGATTGCCTTAGTTCATAATCGATTTTAAGAAGGCAGTCGATAATGATTTGCCTTTCTTTTTCTGATAGGTGGAGCGCTTCATTTACCTCGTAAGAGAAGAATGAGTAATTCTTAATGTTATGACCTAACGAAGTTCCACGAATTAAATCAGGATGAAATAGTAAAGCCCAACCTTTGGGTTCTACTATGTCATTGCTGTTAATGCCTACAACCTGTCCTGGAGCTACAAAAACCAAAGTTCCTTCTTGATAATCATAGTAGTTACATCCATATTTAAGTTCTCCGCATTTTACATCCTTCAAAAACACACAGTAAAATCCAAAGTTTATGCGTAAACTCTTGGTAGGGTTTGCCTTCGACATATCAACTACACTAACCAATGGATGGAGCGTCTCAACTCCTCTCATCGAGTTGTACTGACTAATATTATCCAATTTAAGAATATCGTCCATAGTGGCATTTTTAAAAGGTACAGCACAAATTTAGTCCTTATTTTATAGCTAGTTATAGTCAATTTAAAGAATCCGTAATTGAGGTAAAAGAATCCGTAATCTGTATACAGTACAATTGTGCTAGTCTGCTCAACTTTGCACTGGAATAGGTCTACAAATTTAATTGATGCAATTATGAAGAGACGAAAACTTGGAAGTAGCGACTTAGAGGTGTCTGCCATTGGATTTGGCTGTATGGGGCTAAACTTTGCTTACAGCCACAAACTTGAAAAAACGGAGAGCATTAAATTAATTAGGGCTGCTTTTGAAAATGGAGTAACCTTATTTGACACCGCTGAGATGTATGGTCCCTACACGAACGAGGAGTTGGTCGGTGAAGCATTAGCTCCATTTCGTGATCAGGTCGTCATCGCTTCTAAATTCGGCATTAAATTCGATGATGGGAAACAGGTACAGGATAGTTCTCCTGCACAGATCAGAAAATCAGTTGAAGGATCTTTAAAACGTCTAAATACGGATGTCATTGATCTGTACTACCAGCACAGGGTTGATATAAATACTCCAATCGAAATTGTTGCAGAGACTATAAAAGAACTTGTAAAGGAGGGAAAGATAAAGCACTGGGGGCTTTCGGAAGCTGGCGTAAACACCATACGTAGGGCTCATGCTGTTCATCCAATAGCTGCCGTTCAAAGTGAATATTCCTTGTGGTGGCGTCGACCTGAAGAACAGCTTATTCCTACCTTAGAAGAGTTAGGAATAAGTTTGGTTCCTTTCAGCCCTCTAGGTAAAGGTTTTCTTACTGGAAAAATTGGCACTGACGCTAAGTTTGAAAGCGGAGATTTCAGGAGTATCGTTCCCAGATTTACACCAAACAACCTCGAAGCAAACCAAGGTTTAGTTAATCTTCTCTTTGCTTTCTCCCAACAGAAGGGAGTTACACCTGCGCAAATAGCGCTTGCCTGGCTACTTGCACAAAAACCATTCATTGTTCCAATTCCTGGAACAACAAAACTGCACCGCCTAATAGAAAATACCATTGCTGCAAATGTAGTGCTTTCTTCGAATGAGTTAGCCGAGATACATTCAGCCTTAGCGAACATAAAGATCGCTGGTGAGCGTTATCCTGAAGAACTTGAAAAACGAACAAATCTATAGTGACATGAAAATCAAATTTATTTTAGTAGCATTAGCGGGTATGCTAATGGTTTACTCAGGAGCAGAAGCCCAATCCAATACCAAATCAAAGAGAGTCTTAGTTGCATACTTTTCTCATAGCGGGAATACTCGTGTTATTGCCCAATATATTCAGGAAATTAGTGGCGGAGATCTTTTCGAAATAGTTCCTGTCAAGCAATACCCAACCGATTATAATTCAGTTGTCGATCAAGCAAAGAAGGAGATCAATGCAGGATACAAACCCGCATTGAAGTCTAAACTCGCCAGTATTGATCGCTATGATGTCATTTTTATAGGATCGCCTAACTGGTGGAGTACCATCGCTCCCCCAGTTTCTACCTTTCTGTCTTCCTTTAACTTTAGTGGTAAGACTATTATACCATTTATCACCCATGAGGGAAGCCGAATGGGACGAAGCGTGATCGATATAAAAAAGCTCTGCCCTCAATCAACTGTATTGGAAGGCTACGCATGCCGAGGTAGCAATGTGAAAGATGCACATGACGAAGTGGCGAACTGGCTACAAAAAATAAATATGGTTAAGAAATAGCATATTATAAAGCGTTTCTTTTCGAGTTCTCCTCTTTTTTAAATGGATGGTGGAGTTCCTGTATCATACAGGTTCTGTGACCTTGTGCACCATAATCGTAAGCTTAGTTGTGGATAATGAAAGAAACTATTTGTGATTTCTACAACAATGAATGATAGTGAACTTTAAATATTTAAAGCAATTAGTTTTTTGCCTCTATCTACTTTCAATAACACTCATCTCAATTGCTCAATACAAAAATCAAAACAATATGGATTCATTTTATGCTAAAGGGGTTGAGGCTCCCTCTCAATATTTTGTAGGCAAAGTCTGGGTTAATATAAATATAAACCAGAACGATAACTACAACTCGATGATTGGGACGGTAAATTTTGAGCCAAGTGCCAGAACAAATTGGCATACACATGCTAGCGGACAAATACTTTTTGTAATCGATGGAGTTGGTTACTACCAAGAGAAAGGGAAGCCGGTACAGATCATTCGAAAGGGTGATGTGGTGAAAATTCCTAAAAATGTAATTCATTGGCATGGAGCCTCTCATAGTAATTCGATGACTCACATTGCCATTGTGACTGACCTCGATAAAGACCAAACAGATTGGTTAGAACCTGTATCAGACAAGGAGTACGATAACGGGGATCAAGCCCTACAGGAATCCACAAAGGCTACAAGCCTTACAGAAACCGCCATAAAAAATCACCATGAGCTTTGGCCCAACTACATTTCAAAAGCAAAGCAAACCGACCCTGAATTAGTTGAGGTGTTCGACAACTTTGCATTCGACGAAGTTATTAGCCATAGCAACATCGATACAAAAACACGTGTTATGACGATTATGGCTTCAACCATTGCATCACAAGCACTAACAGAGTATAAGATGTTTGTCAATGCAGCCCTTAATGTTGGGGTTACGCCAGTAGAAGTCAAGGAGATCATCTACCAAGCCATTCCTTATGTAGGCATTGCCAAAGTGATTGATTTTCTCTATGCTACCAACGAAATACTTATTGAACGAGGAATAGCGTTGCCATTGGACGGACAATCTACCACTACTCCCGAAACAAGGCTAGAAGCAGGTCTCGCTTTGCAAAAGAGCATATTTGGCAACATGATCGACAAACTGTATGAGCAATCCCCAAAAAATCAGCTGCACATTCAGCGCTTCTTGTCCGACAACTGTTTCGGTGACTATTTAACACGAAAAGGGCTTGATGTAAAAACTCGCGAGTTACTCACCTTTTCCATGCTAATTAGCATGGGAGGGGCAGAATCGCAAGTTAAAGGACATATTCAGGGAAATATCAGTGTGGGCAACAACAAGGAAACCTTAATAGGTGTAGCAACACAGCTTCTTCCTTACATCGGGTATCCAAGAACACTGAATGCCCTTAATTCAATTAATGAATTAACAGCCAAATAATTAAAAAGTAAGAACAGATGAAGTACGTTAAGTTAGGTAATACAGGTTTGGATGTATCCAAGATCTGTCTGGGTATGATGAGTTTCGGGAAACCAGGTAATGAAAACGGTCTTTTCCCTTGGGCAAAGAATTTTGAAGACGCTAAACCGATTTTCAAAAAAGCAATTGAGTTGGGTGTCAATTTTTTCGATACTGCCAATATCTATCAAATGGGATCAAGCGAGGAAGTGACTGGTAAATTGATCAAAGAGTTTGGATTGGATAGAGACGACATTGTGGTTGCAACAAAAGTTAGAATGGATATGCGCCCAGGTAAGCCCAATGGCGGAGGTCTTTCCCGTAAAGAAATTATGAGTGAAATTGATAAGAGTCTGAAGCGTTTACAGTTGGATTATGTTGATCTTTATCAGATCCATCGTTTAGATCCCCTTACTCCTATGGAAGAGATTATGGAAGCTCTTCATGATGTAGTTAAAAGTGGTAAAGTAAGATATATTGGTGCTTCTACCATGTACGCATGGGAATTCGAACGAATGCAAAATATTGCAGAAAAAAACGGTTGGACAAAATTTGTTTCCATGCAAAATCAATACAACCTGATATATCGTGAGGAAGAGCGTGAAATGATTCCGTTGTGTCAGGATCGCAAAGTGGCAATTATCCCTTGGAGCCCACTTGCTGGTGGACGCGTTGCACACCCTTGGGGTACTAAAACTTCTCGTGTTGAGATTGACGAAGTTTCAAAATGGGTTTGGGATGGCACAAATGCATTGGACAAAGTTGTAGTAGATAACTTGGAGAGGATTGCTAAAGAATGTGGTGTGTCAATGGCACAAACTGCTCTGGCTTGGATGCTTAGCAAACCATTTGTAACATCTCCTATTGTTGGTACAACATCTGTACACCATGTTGAAGAGGCTGTTGCCGCTCTTGATATTCAACTTTCTGTTGATGAGATTGCTGCACTTGAAAAACCCTATGTAAATCATCCCGTTTTAGGTATGATGTAATAACACCTTTATATGAGGGTGTTAGATCGGCACCCTCATATAAAAGTTATCTTCCCTGAAAGTAAATTGAAAAAATATATATGACAGGAAAAGCCATAAAAAATCACGAAGAATTATGGCCTGGTAATACTCCAATTGAATCAGAGCCTGAACTGATTGAGTTTTTTGGAAATTTGGTTTTCGATGATGTTTCAAGTTATGGTAACATCGATATCATAA
This window of the uncultured Acetobacteroides sp. genome carries:
- a CDS encoding AMP-binding protein; translated protein: MNHTLTLSGQAYSRDELLGMALEGAESPKEYLRLFWNFIADWLDGNDYVEVSTSGSTGKPKRIRVLKQHMVNSARMTCEALDLHAGDSALLCLSTGYIAGKMMVVRAMVAGLDLTVVEPSGTPCIDKDYTFCAMVPMQVFNLASSGQLVFSLNRISKLIIGSGAVSSTLKKMVEPLTVTCYSTYGMTETVSHIALHRLNGSSRQHAYYPMPNVAVSLNDKGCLVIDAPLVASSRLETHDIAEINPDGSFRILGRLDNIINTGGVKISPEVVEAKLSGCSHLPFAISSLPDQRLGEMVVLVVEGAEDFILNYKDILLPYEMPKMVVHVGKIPLTPTGKVDRIALRKLISAQKI
- a CDS encoding site-specific integrase translates to MTQKQPIAVLFYIRKAKSTKSRMAPIYMRITVNGKRAEISLQRDVEISKWNSAAGMVTGSSEAAKSLNQYITYWKQRTYDAQESLIKDDKLTTAAAIKQLLTGGSVTQKTLMEVFTFHNDRLKERVGVDHAAATLTRYQTTKDHVLEFMQAKYGSSDIYLSHLGKGFAADFYHYLITVRNCNTNTSAKYVKNLKRITRFALLNEWIDRDPFMGFSPAVKPVERGYLTMEELELIEDKKMVSPRLEQVKDLFIFACYTGLAYIDVANLKPENISKGINGSLWINTHRQKTNVPSNIPLLTKAAEIIEKYRNHPQTVTSGRLLPVLSNQKLNAYLKEIGDVCGITKKLTFHLARHTFATTITLTNGVSIESVSAMLGHTNIKTTQIYAKVVQKKVAEDMEMLARKLSAHGRSNVAKKSKN
- a CDS encoding RteC domain-containing protein, with the translated sequence MNTFLDQKCKELKTEMSREDLQDGIAMEAHQQALSFAVGILLEVNTYLRTHPFPNTESEIAFYKYTCPYMLSEIFFHQQVLNHISQKQYCGDSSTYKAHCKRTLTSIKSFLNTHNELLCYRTSGHTNLDTVYFLSTSKQQPKLFEEALFFLGSASINGNSVIVGKGIAFVRVKLLLKQELSRLENPKIYTDVLPSRQFSAELSWTSPKVNLVELAYALHAEGCINKGGCDISQIMSVLEAAFNVDVGNYYDSYSSIKQRRNPTQFIGRLQEKLNQKVEESLSV
- a CDS encoding helix-turn-helix domain-containing protein — translated: MGQNTTTPIQPLQRLSRDQIATTGDLLALKNELIEEIKDLLKVRQNSPQKPWLKSADVRRMLSISDGTLQTLRINGTIPYTKIGGAIYYAYEDIVKLMEENRIHNR
- a CDS encoding helix-turn-helix transcriptional regulator, translating into MDDILKLDNISQYNSMRGVETLHPLVSVVDMSKANPTKSLRINFGFYCVFLKDVKCGELKYGCNYYDYQEGTLVFVAPGQVVGINSNDIVEPKGWALLFHPDLIRGTSLGHNIKNYSFFSYEVNEALHLSEKERQIIIDCLLKIDYELRQSIDTHSKTLIANNIELLLNYCMRFYDRQFITRSNVNKDILQKFENLLNEYFSSEIPQRLGLPTVKYCAEKIHLSANYFGDLIKKETGKSAQEYIQLKLIDIAKERVFDTSKSIGEIAYELGFKHSQHFSRMFKNETGYTPNQYRLLN
- a CDS encoding aldo/keto reductase, which gives rise to MKRRKLGSSDLEVSAIGFGCMGLNFAYSHKLEKTESIKLIRAAFENGVTLFDTAEMYGPYTNEELVGEALAPFRDQVVIASKFGIKFDDGKQVQDSSPAQIRKSVEGSLKRLNTDVIDLYYQHRVDINTPIEIVAETIKELVKEGKIKHWGLSEAGVNTIRRAHAVHPIAAVQSEYSLWWRRPEEQLIPTLEELGISLVPFSPLGKGFLTGKIGTDAKFESGDFRSIVPRFTPNNLEANQGLVNLLFAFSQQKGVTPAQIALAWLLAQKPFIVPIPGTTKLHRLIENTIAANVVLSSNELAEIHSALANIKIAGERYPEELEKRTNL
- a CDS encoding flavodoxin, producing MKIKFILVALAGMLMVYSGAEAQSNTKSKRVLVAYFSHSGNTRVIAQYIQEISGGDLFEIVPVKQYPTDYNSVVDQAKKEINAGYKPALKSKLASIDRYDVIFIGSPNWWSTIAPPVSTFLSSFNFSGKTIIPFITHEGSRMGRSVIDIKKLCPQSTVLEGYACRGSNVKDAHDEVANWLQKINMVKK
- a CDS encoding carboxymuconolactone decarboxylase family protein, yielding MDSFYAKGVEAPSQYFVGKVWVNININQNDNYNSMIGTVNFEPSARTNWHTHASGQILFVIDGVGYYQEKGKPVQIIRKGDVVKIPKNVIHWHGASHSNSMTHIAIVTDLDKDQTDWLEPVSDKEYDNGDQALQESTKATSLTETAIKNHHELWPNYISKAKQTDPELVEVFDNFAFDEVISHSNIDTKTRVMTIMASTIASQALTEYKMFVNAALNVGVTPVEVKEIIYQAIPYVGIAKVIDFLYATNEILIERGIALPLDGQSTTTPETRLEAGLALQKSIFGNMIDKLYEQSPKNQLHIQRFLSDNCFGDYLTRKGLDVKTRELLTFSMLISMGGAESQVKGHIQGNISVGNNKETLIGVATQLLPYIGYPRTLNALNSINELTAK
- a CDS encoding aldo/keto reductase, which codes for MKYVKLGNTGLDVSKICLGMMSFGKPGNENGLFPWAKNFEDAKPIFKKAIELGVNFFDTANIYQMGSSEEVTGKLIKEFGLDRDDIVVATKVRMDMRPGKPNGGGLSRKEIMSEIDKSLKRLQLDYVDLYQIHRLDPLTPMEEIMEALHDVVKSGKVRYIGASTMYAWEFERMQNIAEKNGWTKFVSMQNQYNLIYREEEREMIPLCQDRKVAIIPWSPLAGGRVAHPWGTKTSRVEIDEVSKWVWDGTNALDKVVVDNLERIAKECGVSMAQTALAWMLSKPFVTSPIVGTTSVHHVEEAVAALDIQLSVDEIAALEKPYVNHPVLGMM